The proteins below are encoded in one region of Drosophila santomea strain STO CAGO 1482 chromosome 3R, Prin_Dsan_1.1, whole genome shotgun sequence:
- the LOC120450786 gene encoding GDP-fucose transporter 1 produces the protein MYKNLEEHNRLVNKYLKIFFVVSLYWCTSILTVFVNKHLLSSDTVNLGAPLFMSWFQCVVSTVICFVASRLSRKYPSVFTFPEGNPLDIDTFRKILPLSVLYTLMIGANNLSLSYVTVAFYYIGRSMTTVFSVVLTYVILRQRTSFKCLLCCGAIVIGFWLGVDQESLTEVFSWRGTIFGVLSSLALAMFSIQTKKSLAYVNQEVWLLSYYNNLYSTLLFLPLIIINGELESIITYPHLWASWFWAAMTLSGICGFAIGFVTALEIKVTSALTHNISGTAKACAQTVIATQYYHDVRSALWWTSNVVVLVASAAYTRVKQLEMMRQHQQRSTATQKA, from the exons ATGTACAAGAATCTGGAGGAGCACAACCGGCTGGTCAACAAATACCTAAAGATATTCTTCGTCGTGTCACTTTACTG GTGCACCTCGATATTGACGGTGTTCGTGAATAAGCACCTGCTGAGCAGCGATACAGTGAACCTGGGAGCTCCGCTCTTTATGTCCTGGTTCCAGTGCGTCGTTTCCACGGTGATATGTTTCGTGGCCAGCCGTCTGAGCAGGAAGTACCCATCGGTATTTACGTTCCCCGAGGGTAATCCCCTGGACATCGACACCTTCCGCAAGATCCTGCCTCTATCTGTGCTCTATACCCTGATGATTGGGGCCAACAACCTGTCGCTGTCCTACGTCACAGTGGCCTTCTACTACATCGGACGCTCCATGACCACCGTGTTCAGTGTGGTCCTCACCTACGTGATTCTCCGCCAACGAACCAGCTTCAAGTGCCTGCTGTGCTGTGGCGCCATTGTCATTGGATTCTGGCTGGGAGTGGACCAGGAAAGCCTTACGGAGGTCTTCTCCTGGCGGGGAACCATCTTTGGGGTGCTTAGCTCGCTTGCCTTGGCCATGTTTTCTATTCAGACGAAGAAATCATTGGCGTATGTCAACCAAGAGGTGTGGCTGCTTAGCTACTACAATAATCTCTACTCCACGTTGCTCTTCCTTCCGCTGATCATCATCAATGGCGAGCTGGAGAGCATTATCACGTACCCACACCTGTGGGCTTCTTGGTTCTGGGCCGCGATGACGCTGAGTGGCATTTGTGGCTTTGCCATTGGATTTGTCACCGCCCTGGAAATCAAG GTCACATCCGCCTTGACGCACAATATCTCGGGAACGGCCAAGGCCTGCGCTCAAACGGTGATCGCCACCCAGTATTACCACGACGTTCGATCGGCTCTCTGGTGGACCTCCAATGTGGTGGTCCTGGTGGCCAGCGCCGCCTACACCCGCGTC